One genomic window of Burkholderia diffusa includes the following:
- the lepB gene encoding signal peptidase I — protein sequence MNFALILFVLVVVTGVAWVLDKLVFLPRRRKAADEAIEEFDRQQSRIDKRFADENAGQTRSKLRDEKLRQPWWLEYTASFFPVILAVFVVRSFVVEPFKIPSGSMVPTLLVGDFILVNKFEYGLRMPITNTKITQGSPLSRGDVVVFRYPKDESVDYIKRVIGLPGDTIAYQDKQLTINGQPVPETPLPDFFDDERQNYAKQFEETIGTKKNAILNNPAVPPFVMGAYDYPYRDNCTYNSRGVICKVPPGHYFMMGDNRDNSADSRYWGFVPDNNIVGRAFFIWMNFGDLKRIGSFN from the coding sequence ATGAATTTTGCGCTGATTCTTTTTGTGCTCGTCGTCGTGACGGGCGTAGCGTGGGTGTTGGACAAACTGGTGTTCCTGCCGCGGCGACGCAAGGCGGCCGACGAGGCGATCGAGGAGTTCGATCGGCAGCAGTCGCGTATCGACAAGCGTTTCGCGGACGAAAACGCGGGGCAGACGCGTTCGAAGCTGCGCGACGAAAAGCTGCGCCAGCCGTGGTGGCTCGAGTACACCGCGAGCTTCTTCCCGGTGATCCTGGCCGTGTTCGTCGTGCGTTCGTTCGTCGTCGAGCCGTTCAAGATCCCGTCGGGCTCGATGGTGCCGACGCTGCTGGTCGGCGACTTCATCCTCGTCAACAAGTTCGAGTATGGCCTGCGCATGCCGATCACGAACACGAAGATCACGCAGGGCAGCCCGCTGTCGCGCGGCGACGTCGTCGTGTTCCGCTATCCGAAGGACGAGTCCGTCGACTACATCAAGCGCGTGATTGGCCTGCCGGGCGACACGATTGCTTACCAGGACAAGCAGCTGACGATAAACGGCCAGCCGGTGCCTGAAACGCCGTTGCCGGATTTCTTCGACGACGAGCGCCAGAACTACGCGAAGCAGTTCGAGGAGACGATCGGCACGAAGAAGAACGCGATCCTCAACAATCCGGCCGTGCCGCCGTTCGTGATGGGCGCCTACGATTATCCGTATCGCGACAACTGCACGTACAACAGCCGCGGCGTGATCTGCAAGGTGCCGCCGGGCCACTACTTCATGATGGGCGACAACCGCGACAACAGCGCGGACAGCCGCTACTGGGGTTTCGTGCCCGACAACAACATCGTCGGCCGCGCGTTCTTCATCTGGATGAACTTCGGCGACCTGAAGCGCATCGGTTCCTTCAACTGA
- the rnc gene encoding ribonuclease III, producing the protein MPLSQLESRLRYEFRNAELLRQALTHRSHSATHNERLEFLGDSVLNCAVAALLFQRFSKLDEGDLSRVRANLVKQQSLYEIAQALNISEGLRLGEGELRSGGFRRPSILADAFEAIIGAVFLDGGFEAAQGVIKRLYIPILDHIDPRTLGKDAKTLLQEYLQGHKIALPTYTVVATHGAAHNQQFEVECTVPKLDVKVSGSGASRRAAEQAAAKKALDEVLAAAPMLAAKPKRSKNARGSKHVEPEIVPGVKGVQEALDLRSPERKERAAARDAKAAAAASAAADAGAHSTERSTQAPMAAIRAAHVETAADKAERPAKPTAEKAPEKPSDRNDAGSRAADKPADRADKPAEAALRAADKQTGQTADPAASADKPAAGSDAASRATSRARDTAAPGAETPQGGASLAAAQARVADADH; encoded by the coding sequence ATGCCCCTATCCCAGTTGGAAAGCCGGCTGCGCTATGAATTTCGCAATGCGGAATTGTTGCGCCAGGCTTTGACCCATCGCAGTCACAGTGCCACGCACAACGAACGGCTCGAGTTTCTCGGTGATTCCGTTCTGAATTGCGCGGTGGCCGCCCTTTTGTTTCAGCGATTCAGCAAGCTGGACGAAGGCGACCTGTCGCGCGTGCGCGCCAATCTCGTCAAGCAGCAGTCGCTCTACGAAATCGCTCAGGCCCTGAATATTTCGGAAGGATTGCGGCTGGGCGAGGGCGAATTGCGCAGCGGCGGCTTCCGTCGCCCGTCGATCCTCGCGGACGCGTTCGAAGCCATCATCGGGGCGGTATTCCTCGATGGCGGCTTCGAAGCCGCCCAAGGGGTCATCAAGCGCCTCTATATCCCGATTCTCGACCACATCGACCCGCGCACGCTCGGCAAGGATGCGAAGACGCTGCTGCAGGAGTACCTGCAGGGGCACAAGATCGCGCTGCCGACCTACACGGTCGTCGCGACTCATGGTGCGGCGCACAATCAGCAGTTTGAAGTCGAATGCACGGTGCCGAAGCTCGACGTGAAGGTGTCGGGCTCCGGCGCGAGCCGGCGGGCGGCCGAGCAGGCTGCCGCGAAGAAGGCGCTTGACGAGGTGCTGGCGGCCGCCCCGATGCTGGCCGCGAAGCCGAAGCGTTCGAAGAACGCACGCGGGTCGAAACACGTGGAGCCTGAAATCGTGCCGGGCGTGAAGGGCGTGCAGGAAGCGCTCGACCTGCGTTCGCCGGAACGGAAGGAGCGCGCCGCGGCGCGCGACGCGAAGGCGGCTGCTGCGGCGTCGGCGGCGGCCGACGCCGGCGCACACTCGACCGAGCGGTCGACGCAGGCGCCGATGGCCGCAATTCGTGCCGCGCATGTGGAAACGGCCGCGGACAAGGCCGAGCGGCCCGCGAAGCCGACGGCCGAGAAGGCGCCCGAGAAGCCGTCGGATCGCAACGACGCCGGCTCGCGCGCGGCGGACAAGCCGGCCGATCGCGCCGATAAGCCTGCGGAAGCCGCACTCCGTGCAGCCGACAAGCAGACGGGCCAGACGGCCGATCCGGCCGCGTCCGCCGACAAGCCTGCTGCCGGTTCCGACGCCGCTTCGCGCGCGACATCGCGCGCCCGCGACACAGCGGCGCCGGGCGCCGAGACGCCGCAGGGCGGCGCAAGCCTCGCTGCCGCGCAGGCGCGCGTGGCCGATGCCGACCACTGA
- the era gene encoding GTPase Era: MNTPAPTGFRCGMIAIVGRPNVGKSTLMNALVGQKISITSRKAQTTRHRITGINTFDDAQFVFVDTPGFQTRHSTALNRSLNRAVTSTLTSVDVILFVIEAGRFGPDDQKVLDLIPPGMPTLLIANKIDRVADKATLFPFMQQMSGLREFTELVPLSAQRPEDIKRLLDTIKPYLPEGEPIYGEDELTDRSSRFLAAEILREKVFRWTGDELPYTSTVLIDKFEEEGRLKRIFATILVERDSHKAMVIGKKGEKLKQISTEARMDMEKLFDGPVYLETFVKVKSGWADNEAGLRAYGYE; the protein is encoded by the coding sequence ATGAACACTCCCGCTCCTACCGGTTTCCGTTGCGGCATGATCGCGATCGTGGGCCGTCCGAACGTCGGCAAGTCGACGTTGATGAACGCACTCGTCGGCCAGAAGATCAGCATCACGTCGCGCAAGGCGCAAACGACCCGCCATCGCATCACCGGCATCAACACGTTCGACGACGCGCAATTCGTGTTCGTCGACACGCCTGGCTTCCAGACTCGTCACAGCACCGCGCTGAACCGCTCGCTGAACCGGGCGGTCACGTCGACGCTCACGTCGGTCGACGTGATCCTGTTCGTGATCGAGGCCGGCCGCTTCGGGCCCGACGACCAGAAGGTGCTCGACCTGATCCCGCCGGGCATGCCGACGCTGCTGATCGCGAACAAGATCGACCGCGTGGCCGACAAGGCGACGCTGTTCCCGTTCATGCAGCAGATGAGCGGGCTGCGCGAATTCACCGAACTCGTGCCGCTGTCGGCACAGCGGCCGGAGGACATCAAGCGTCTGCTGGACACGATCAAGCCGTACCTGCCGGAAGGCGAGCCGATTTACGGCGAGGACGAGCTGACCGACCGCAGCTCGCGCTTCCTCGCGGCCGAAATCCTGCGCGAGAAGGTGTTCCGCTGGACCGGCGACGAACTGCCGTACACGAGCACCGTGCTGATCGACAAGTTCGAGGAGGAAGGGCGCCTGAAGCGTATCTTCGCGACGATCCTCGTCGAGCGCGATTCGCACAAGGCGATGGTGATCGGCAAGAAGGGCGAGAAGCTCAAGCAGATCAGCACCGAGGCGCGGATGGACATGGAGAAACTGTTCGACGGCCCCGTGTACCTCGAGACCTTCGTGAAGGTGAAGAGCGGGTGGGCCGACAACGAGGCGGGGCTGCGCGCCTATGGGTACGAATGA
- the recO gene encoding DNA repair protein RecO — MGTNDALTSTEDAVTAGANDAPLPAPPEPPRRKARRATSRTSDFRVAEQPAFVLHSYPYRETSLIIDVLTRDHGRLALVAKGAKRPHSALRGVLQTFQPLLLSWSGKSEVRTLTGAEWVGGMLPLGGDGLLCGFYANELLVKFCAREDPQPPLFNHYVLTLTRLAHGEPAVQVLRSFERVLLRETGYAMALNRTVARRAVEPDRRYVFDPERGVRNAEDDVPSHWPVITGQTLLDMEQDDYHRAQTVAQSKTLMRFLLNTYLGGTPLATRQILIDLQNL, encoded by the coding sequence ATGGGTACGAATGACGCGCTGACGTCGACCGAAGACGCGGTGACCGCCGGCGCGAACGACGCGCCGTTGCCGGCACCGCCCGAACCGCCGCGTCGCAAGGCGCGGCGCGCGACGTCTCGCACGTCCGATTTCCGCGTCGCCGAGCAGCCGGCGTTCGTGCTGCACAGCTATCCGTATCGGGAAACGAGCCTGATCATCGACGTGCTCACGCGCGATCACGGCCGCCTCGCACTCGTCGCGAAGGGCGCGAAGCGCCCGCACTCCGCGCTGCGCGGCGTACTGCAGACGTTCCAGCCGCTGCTGCTGTCCTGGTCGGGCAAATCCGAGGTACGCACGCTGACGGGAGCCGAGTGGGTCGGCGGGATGCTGCCGCTCGGCGGTGACGGGCTGCTATGCGGCTTCTACGCGAACGAGCTGCTCGTGAAATTCTGCGCGCGCGAGGATCCGCAGCCGCCGCTCTTCAATCATTACGTACTGACCCTCACGCGCCTCGCGCACGGCGAACCCGCGGTGCAGGTGCTGCGTTCGTTCGAGCGCGTGCTGCTGCGCGAGACCGGCTATGCGATGGCGCTGAACCGCACGGTTGCGCGCCGTGCAGTCGAACCGGATCGCCGCTACGTGTTCGATCCCGAGCGCGGCGTGCGCAATGCGGAAGACGACGTTCCGTCGCACTGGCCGGTGATTACCGGACAAACGTTGCTCGACATGGAGCAGGACGATTACCATCGAGCCCAGACGGTCGCGCAAAGCAAGACGCTGATGCGCTTCCTGCTGAACACTTATCTCGGCGGTACGCCGCTTGCCACGCGTCAGATCCTGATCGACCTGCAAAACCTATGA
- the pdxJ gene encoding pyridoxine 5'-phosphate synthase — translation MSFFLTTPTAIDLGVNIDHVATLRNARGTTYPDPIRAALAAEEAGADAITLHLREDRRHIVDADVRKLRPLLKTRMNLECAVTAEMLDIACEVRPHDACLVPEKREELTTEGGLDVAGRFEAVRAACTQLAAAGVRVSLFIDPDETQIRAAHEAGAPVVELHTGRYADAHDEAEQQREYERIVAGVQAGAQLGLKVNAGHGLHYTNVQQIAAIDGIVELNIGHAIVAHAIFAGWDNAVREMKAIMVAARVAALHGGAR, via the coding sequence ATGAGTTTCTTCCTGACAACGCCCACCGCCATCGACCTCGGCGTGAACATCGACCATGTCGCGACGCTGCGTAATGCGCGCGGCACGACCTATCCCGATCCGATCCGCGCGGCGCTCGCCGCCGAAGAGGCCGGTGCGGACGCGATCACGCTGCATCTGCGCGAGGACCGCCGCCACATCGTCGACGCCGACGTGCGCAAGCTGCGCCCGCTGCTGAAGACGCGGATGAACCTCGAATGCGCGGTGACGGCCGAGATGCTCGACATTGCATGCGAAGTGCGTCCGCACGACGCGTGCCTCGTGCCGGAGAAGCGCGAAGAGCTGACGACCGAAGGCGGTCTCGACGTTGCCGGCCGCTTCGAGGCCGTGCGTGCGGCATGCACCCAGCTCGCCGCCGCCGGCGTGCGCGTGTCGCTGTTCATCGATCCGGACGAGACGCAGATTCGCGCCGCGCACGAAGCCGGCGCGCCGGTGGTCGAGCTGCACACCGGACGCTATGCCGATGCGCACGACGAGGCCGAGCAGCAGCGCGAATACGAGCGCATCGTCGCGGGCGTGCAGGCCGGTGCGCAACTGGGCCTCAAGGTCAACGCCGGCCACGGCCTGCATTACACGAACGTGCAGCAGATCGCCGCGATCGACGGCATCGTCGAACTGAACATCGGCCACGCGATCGTCGCGCACGCGATCTTCGCCGGCTGGGACAACGCGGTGCGCGAGATGAAGGCGATCATGGTCGCCGCACGGGTCGCCGCGCTGCACGGCGGCGCGCGCTGA
- the acpS gene encoding holo-ACP synthase encodes MAIYGIGTDIVQVSRIAAVLKRTGGRFAEKVLGPDELRVFHARRARSEARGIAFLATRFSAKEAFSKAIGLGMHWPMTWRALQTLNQRSGEPYVVASGELADWLAARGITARVTVSDERDYAVSFVVAETDAAPSPASAPASVSRTTP; translated from the coding sequence ATGGCGATCTACGGCATCGGCACCGACATCGTCCAGGTGAGCCGCATCGCGGCCGTGCTCAAGCGCACGGGCGGCCGGTTCGCCGAGAAGGTGCTCGGCCCCGACGAACTGCGCGTGTTCCATGCGCGCCGTGCGCGCTCGGAGGCGCGCGGCATCGCGTTTCTTGCGACGCGCTTTTCCGCGAAGGAAGCGTTCTCGAAGGCGATCGGGCTCGGCATGCACTGGCCGATGACATGGCGTGCGCTGCAGACCCTCAACCAGCGCAGCGGCGAACCGTACGTCGTCGCGTCGGGCGAGCTGGCCGATTGGCTTGCGGCGCGCGGCATCACGGCGCGCGTGACGGTCAGCGACGAACGCGACTACGCGGTATCGTTCGTGGTCGCCGAGACCGACGCCGCGCCGTCGCCGGCATCTGCACCGGCATCTGTTTCCCGAACCACTCCCTGA
- the nagZ gene encoding beta-N-acetylhexosaminidase, with protein MKTTPGPVMLDVVGTALSRDDARRLAHPNTGGVILFARHFQNRAQLSALTDSIRAVREDILIAVDHEGGRVQRFRTDGFTVLPAMRRLGELWDRDVLLATKVATAVGYILAAELRACGIDMSFTPVLDLDYGHSKVIGDRAFHRDPRVVTLLAKSLNHGLSLAGMANCGKHFPGHGFAEADSHVALPTDDRPLDAILKQDVAPYDWLGLSLSAVIPAHVIYTQVDKRPAGFSHVWLQDILRGQLGFTGAIFSDDLSMEAAREGGTLTQAADAALAAGCDMVLVCNQPDAAEDVLNGLKAQASAESVRRIKRMRARGKPLKWDKLIAQPEYLQAQALLSSALA; from the coding sequence ATGAAAACGACTCCCGGCCCGGTCATGCTCGACGTCGTCGGCACGGCCCTGTCGCGCGATGACGCGCGGCGCCTCGCGCATCCGAACACCGGCGGCGTGATCCTGTTCGCGCGGCATTTCCAGAACCGCGCGCAACTGAGCGCGCTGACCGATTCGATCCGCGCAGTGCGCGAAGACATCCTGATCGCCGTCGATCACGAGGGCGGCCGCGTGCAGCGGTTCCGCACCGACGGTTTCACCGTGCTGCCGGCGATGCGCCGCCTCGGCGAGCTGTGGGATCGCGACGTGCTGCTCGCGACGAAGGTCGCGACCGCGGTCGGCTACATCCTGGCCGCCGAATTGCGCGCATGCGGGATCGACATGAGCTTCACGCCGGTGCTCGATCTCGACTACGGGCACTCGAAGGTGATCGGCGATCGCGCGTTCCATCGCGACCCGCGCGTCGTCACGTTGCTTGCGAAGAGCCTGAATCACGGGCTGTCGCTCGCGGGCATGGCGAACTGCGGCAAGCATTTTCCCGGGCACGGCTTCGCGGAAGCCGATTCGCACGTCGCGCTGCCGACCGACGACCGGCCCCTCGATGCGATCCTCAAACAGGATGTCGCCCCGTACGACTGGCTCGGCCTGTCGCTGTCCGCGGTGATCCCCGCGCACGTGATCTACACGCAGGTCGACAAGCGGCCCGCAGGCTTCTCGCACGTGTGGCTGCAGGACATCCTGCGCGGGCAGCTCGGCTTCACGGGCGCGATCTTCAGCGACGACCTGTCGATGGAGGCGGCACGCGAAGGCGGCACGCTCACGCAGGCGGCCGACGCGGCGCTCGCCGCCGGCTGCGACATGGTGCTCGTGTGCAACCAGCCGGACGCGGCCGAGGACGTGCTGAACGGGCTGAAGGCACAGGCGTCGGCCGAGTCGGTGCGGCGCATCAAGCGGATGCGGGCACGCGGCAAGCCGCTCAAGTGGGACAAGCTGATCGCGCAACCCGAGTATCTGCAGGCGCAGGCGCTGCTGAGCAGCGCGCTGGCGTAA
- a CDS encoding sigma-54-dependent transcriptional regulator, whose amino-acid sequence MPHALIVEDDPNSLSGLTALLAADGFSVDTATSLAEARTALGRSIPDVVLVDLNLPDGSGFDLLQHLPQQQPNGSLPVIVLTGNATVESAIEGLRHGIWDYLLKPINIPRLRSLLARIPRPYELIDEVRTLRASLRHLGRFGALVGRSEAMQHVYDMIEHNAGTETAVLFTGEAGTGKKLAARTLHDLSRRRKGPFVSFDCRTIAHAGRHGASLDSVLFGHERGAFDGAERRESGLFEQAGGGTLFLDEITALPLVLQEALLHALDSQNFMRIGGTSSIASDFRLIATTRRPAREAVANGTLREDLWLRLDAASITMPPLRERDGDALAIADALIDELNREARATGRSTTDKRAAPGFVRECLSYEWPGNVRELQERVRFAYDASGDFVETLRAGEASFAAGAALNGSSVQIKVGTPLSDVEDLLIRATLDAVGGTRHRAATLLGISPKTLYNKLQRMKVN is encoded by the coding sequence ATGCCACACGCCCTGATTGTCGAAGACGATCCCAACAGTCTGTCCGGCCTGACCGCTCTGCTCGCCGCGGACGGCTTCTCGGTCGACACGGCCACGTCGCTCGCCGAAGCACGCACGGCGCTCGGCCGCTCGATTCCCGATGTCGTCCTGGTCGATCTGAACCTGCCGGACGGCAGCGGATTCGACCTGCTCCAGCATCTCCCGCAGCAGCAGCCGAACGGCTCGCTGCCGGTGATCGTGTTGACGGGCAACGCGACGGTCGAGAGCGCGATCGAAGGCCTGCGTCACGGCATCTGGGACTACCTGCTGAAGCCGATCAACATTCCGCGCCTGCGCAGCCTGCTGGCGCGGATTCCGCGGCCCTACGAACTGATCGACGAAGTGCGGACGCTGCGCGCGTCGCTGCGCCACCTCGGTCGTTTCGGCGCACTGGTGGGCCGCAGCGAGGCGATGCAGCACGTGTACGACATGATCGAGCACAATGCCGGCACCGAAACGGCGGTGCTGTTCACCGGCGAAGCCGGCACCGGCAAGAAGCTTGCCGCGCGCACGCTGCACGACCTGAGCCGGCGCCGCAAGGGACCGTTCGTGTCGTTCGACTGCCGCACGATCGCGCATGCCGGGCGCCACGGTGCGTCGCTCGACAGCGTGTTGTTCGGCCATGAGCGCGGCGCATTCGACGGCGCCGAGCGGCGCGAATCGGGCCTGTTCGAACAGGCCGGTGGCGGCACGCTGTTCCTCGACGAGATCACCGCACTGCCGCTCGTGCTGCAGGAGGCATTGCTGCATGCGCTCGACTCGCAGAACTTCATGCGGATCGGCGGCACGAGTTCGATCGCGAGCGACTTCCGGCTGATCGCAACCACGCGCCGTCCGGCCCGCGAAGCGGTCGCGAACGGTACGCTGCGCGAGGATCTGTGGCTGCGCCTAGATGCGGCATCGATCACGATGCCGCCGCTGCGCGAGCGCGACGGCGATGCGCTCGCGATCGCGGATGCGCTCATCGACGAACTCAACCGCGAAGCGCGCGCCACCGGCCGCAGCACGACCGACAAGCGGGCGGCACCGGGTTTCGTGCGCGAATGCTTGTCCTACGAATGGCCCGGCAACGTCCGCGAATTGCAGGAGCGCGTGCGTTTCGCCTATGACGCGTCAGGCGATTTCGTCGAAACACTGCGCGCGGGGGAAGCGAGCTTCGCGGCCGGCGCCGCGCTGAACGGCAGCAGCGTGCAGATCAAGGTAGGCACCCCGCTGTCCGACGTCGAGGACCTGCTGATTCGCGCGACGCTCGACGCGGTCGGCGGCACGCGCCATCGGGCCGCGACGCTGCTCGGCATCAGCCCCAAGACGCTGTACAACAAGCTGCAGCGGATGAAGGTGAACTGA
- the efp gene encoding elongation factor P has product MKTAQELRVGNVVQIGSDAWVIAKTEYNKSGRNAAVVKMKMKNLLTNAGQESVYKADDKFDVVVLDRKEVTYSYFADPMYVFMDADYNQYEVEAEMMGEALNYLEDGMACEVVFYNEKAISVELPTILVREITYTEPAVKGDTSSGKVLKNAKLATGFELQVPLFCNTGDKIEIDTRTNEYRSRA; this is encoded by the coding sequence ATGAAGACCGCACAGGAACTCCGCGTAGGCAACGTCGTGCAGATCGGCAGCGACGCATGGGTCATCGCAAAGACGGAATACAACAAGTCGGGCCGTAACGCCGCCGTCGTCAAGATGAAGATGAAGAACCTGCTGACGAACGCAGGCCAGGAATCGGTCTACAAGGCTGACGACAAGTTCGACGTCGTCGTGCTCGACCGCAAGGAAGTGACGTACTCGTACTTCGCCGATCCGATGTACGTGTTCATGGATGCCGACTACAACCAGTACGAAGTCGAAGCGGAAATGATGGGCGAAGCGCTGAACTACCTCGAAGACGGCATGGCTTGCGAAGTCGTGTTCTACAACGAGAAGGCGATCTCGGTCGAACTGCCGACGATCCTGGTTCGCGAGATCACTTACACGGAGCCGGCCGTCAAGGGCGACACGTCGTCGGGCAAGGTGCTGAAGAACGCGAAGCTCGCAACGGGCTTCGAACTGCAAGTGCCGCTGTTCTGCAATACCGGCGACAAGATCGAAATCGATACGCGTACGAACGAATATCGCAGCCGCGCGTAA
- the earP gene encoding elongation factor P maturation arginine rhamnosyltransferase EarP → MPRTAPASPAPLAPDEPIACDLFCTVIDNFGDIGVCWRLARQLSQEHGWQVRLFIDDLRTFARLRPGVDPDAGRQTVDGIVIEHWHAEVGDALEIADVVIEAFACELPGAYLAAMARRARRPVWINLEYLSAEDWVADFHLRPSPHPRYPLLKTFFFPGLSAGTGGVLKERDLDARRTAFEADAAARTAWWREATGDAPPAPGTTVVSLFAYENPAVDALLAQWRDGPSPVVALVPAGRVSPAVARFFGVESFGPGARATTGNLTAYGLAFVPQADYDRLLWVADINFVRGEDSFVRAQWARKPFVWHIYPQADDAHLPKLDAALAHLSAGLADAPRAALARFWHAWNGGGTPDWADLLQHRAALDANAACWADALAGVGDLAGKLAEYAKSQLK, encoded by the coding sequence ATGCCCCGCACCGCCCCCGCTTCCCCTGCACCCCTCGCACCCGACGAACCGATCGCATGCGACCTTTTCTGCACCGTGATCGACAACTTCGGCGACATCGGCGTGTGCTGGCGCCTCGCGCGCCAGCTTTCGCAAGAGCACGGCTGGCAGGTACGCCTTTTCATCGACGACCTGCGCACATTCGCGCGACTGCGGCCGGGGGTCGATCCCGATGCCGGGCGGCAGACGGTCGACGGCATCGTGATCGAACACTGGCATGCGGAAGTCGGCGACGCGCTGGAAATCGCCGACGTCGTGATCGAGGCGTTCGCGTGCGAGCTGCCCGGCGCATATCTCGCGGCGATGGCGCGCCGCGCGCGCCGCCCTGTGTGGATCAATCTCGAATACCTGAGCGCCGAGGACTGGGTCGCCGATTTCCATTTGCGGCCGTCGCCGCATCCGCGCTACCCGCTGCTGAAGACGTTCTTCTTCCCGGGGTTGTCGGCCGGCACGGGCGGGGTGCTGAAGGAACGTGACCTCGACGCGCGCCGCACCGCCTTCGAAGCCGACGCGGCAGCGCGCACGGCCTGGTGGCGGGAGGCCACGGGCGACGCGCCGCCGGCCCCCGGCACGACCGTCGTCAGCCTCTTCGCCTATGAAAATCCAGCCGTCGACGCGTTGCTCGCACAGTGGCGCGACGGCCCGTCGCCCGTCGTTGCGCTGGTACCCGCGGGCCGCGTATCGCCAGCCGTCGCCCGCTTCTTCGGAGTCGAATCGTTCGGCCCCGGCGCACGCGCGACCACGGGCAACCTGACCGCTTACGGGCTCGCATTCGTCCCGCAGGCCGACTACGACCGGCTGCTGTGGGTGGCCGACATCAACTTCGTGCGCGGCGAGGACTCGTTCGTCCGCGCGCAATGGGCGCGCAAGCCATTCGTGTGGCACATCTATCCGCAGGCCGACGACGCGCACCTGCCGAAGCTCGACGCCGCGCTCGCGCACCTGTCGGCCGGCCTCGCCGACGCACCGCGAGCGGCGCTCGCGCGCTTCTGGCACGCATGGAACGGCGGCGGCACGCCCGACTGGGCCGATTTGCTGCAACACCGTGCCGCGCTGGACGCCAACGCGGCATGCTGGGCGGACGCGCTGGCGGGCGTCGGCGATCTCGCCGGAAAGCTGGCGGAATACGCAAAATCTCAGTTAAAATAA